In bacterium, a single window of DNA contains:
- a CDS encoding response regulator — protein MEDKIILLVEDDPDDEALTLRALKKNNIMNETVVVHDGEEALDYLFGKGAFVGRDTSIMPTVVLLDLKMPKVDGLEVLRRIRADERIRFIPVVILTSSKEEQDLISGYSLGANSYIRKPVDFNQFADAVREMGLYWLVLNEPPPTRRI, from the coding sequence ATGGAAGACAAAATTATTCTTTTGGTTGAAGACGATCCCGATGATGAAGCATTAACACTTCGTGCACTGAAGAAGAATAACATCATGAACGAAACAGTTGTAGTACACGATGGAGAGGAAGCGCTGGATTATTTGTTTGGCAAAGGAGCATTTGTCGGCCGTGATACTTCTATAATGCCAACGGTCGTCTTACTGGACTTGAAAATGCCAAAAGTTGACGGTCTGGAAGTTCTGAGACGCATACGAGCCGATGAGCGTATTCGCTTCATTCCTGTTGTTATTTTGACCTCTTCAAAAGAAGAGCAGGATTTGATCAGCGGCTACAGTCTTGGCGCCAACAGTTACATTCGAAAACCGGTGGATTTTAATCAATTTGCCGACGCAGTGAGGGAGATGGGTCTCTATTGGCTTGTCCTAAACGAGCCACCGCCTACAAGGAGGATCTAG